Genomic DNA from Novipirellula galeiformis:
TCCGCTGCGTTCTCGCTTCGCTACCTGCTGTCCAGCGCCATGTATGGCTATACCTCGCTGAGCGAGATCATGCCGGAAGTACAGAAGATTGGGGCGTCGGGTATCGACATTTGGCCCAAAGTGCATGGCAACCAACGAGAGCAAGTGGACGAAATGGGCGAACAAGCCTTTCGTGAGTTGCTGGACTCGCATGACGTTTCGCTGCACTGCATCACGCAATACAGCTTAGGGCCGTTTCGATTGCAAAACGAGATGCGGTTTGCCCAGCGATTTGGTTGCCACACGATGGTCACTGGTGCCTCAGGCCCCAAAGGTTTGGCGGGCAGCGAATTGAAATCTGCCGTCGCGAAATTTGTCGAGGCGATGAAGCCACATCTCGCTGTGGCTGAGGAAACCGAGGTCACGATTGCGATCGAGAATCATAGCAATAGTCTGATTGAGTCGCCCGATTCGTTGAAATGGTTGGCGGAGATGCTGCCATCAAAACACCTCTCGATCGCGTTTGCTCCCTACCACTTGGAACAAGATTCCGAGCAAATGGCGACACTGATTCGCGAGCTTGGTAACTCCATTTCCATGTTCTATGCATGGCAGCACGGCAAGGGATGTCACGTCAAGTTGCCCAAGGAAGAGGAGTTGCTACAGATGCCCGGTCGCGGCGAATTGGAGTTTGCTCCGATCCTCGCCGCATTAAAAGCGATCAAGTATCAAGGATGGACCGAAGTCTTTATGCACCCCGTGCCGCGTGGGGTGCCGATCTTGGAATCGACGGCGGAAGTGACCAATGAAATCAACCGAGGACGCGGGTATCTTGATGAACGGGTGTAATCAGTGGTTGGACGGGTTGCGATCCGCGTGGAGTTGTAGGCTGCTATTGGCTGGATTGCTGATCGGCGTCTGCGCGAGTGACGCGGGTGCGGAAGACGAGGCTGCGCGATCACCTTTCGTGGCAGGTTTTGAACGTTTTGGACGGCACGACGAACTCGATTCCAATGTTGCCGGAGCGTTGTTGGTTCGAGAACTCAGTTGTACGGCATGTCACGACTCGAGCGTGGAATCGTTTGCGGCGAAGCGGGGGCCCAAGCTCAACGCAGCGGCGCGGCGCTTGCAACAAGATTGGGTGGTTCGTTATCTCGATGCGCCGCACCGAGTCAAACCGGGGACCACGATGCCCGACGTGTTGGCGCATCTTCCTGCCAGCGAAAAGGCGGAGGTGCTCGATGCCTTGGTCGCGTTCTTGTCGACTCAGCAGGCAGCGTTTCCAACGCTGGTCGCCAACGGAGGGTCTCCGCTGAGAAATGAATTTTGGAACAAGGGTGATTTGGCGCACGG
This window encodes:
- a CDS encoding sugar phosphate isomerase/epimerase family protein, which produces MRLTELTRAGENILMANPTQASPPLSRREGISRRDCGIAMGATALLAPFLSMVSDSAARAESESSESAAFSLRYLLSSAMYGYTSLSEIMPEVQKIGASGIDIWPKVHGNQREQVDEMGEQAFRELLDSHDVSLHCITQYSLGPFRLQNEMRFAQRFGCHTMVTGASGPKGLAGSELKSAVAKFVEAMKPHLAVAEETEVTIAIENHSNSLIESPDSLKWLAEMLPSKHLSIAFAPYHLEQDSEQMATLIRELGNSISMFYAWQHGKGCHVKLPKEEELLQMPGRGELEFAPILAALKAIKYQGWTEVFMHPVPRGVPILESTAEVTNEINRGRGYLDERV